A DNA window from Paenibacillus segetis contains the following coding sequences:
- a CDS encoding YjzC family protein — MGEKTEFEPGDKAPNPGVYTEVGEARSFHTQIQNPKRIEMERGDTFPETSNHNRKWKKAEKARVH; from the coding sequence ATGGGCGAGAAGACTGAATTTGAACCAGGCGACAAGGCGCCAAATCCAGGAGTTTACACCGAGGTTGGCGAAGCAAGAAGCTTTCATACCCAGATCCAAAATCCAAAGCGGATTGAAATGGAACGTGGCGATACGTTCCCCGAGACATCCAATCACAATCGCAAGTGGAAAAAAGCCGAAAAAGCTCGCGTACATTAA